In the genome of Coregonus clupeaformis isolate EN_2021a chromosome 1, ASM2061545v1, whole genome shotgun sequence, one region contains:
- the LOC121569437 gene encoding peripherin-2-like: MALMKVKFDLLKRVKLAQGLWLMYWLAVMTGILVFSLGLFFKIELRKRSEMMDNNESHFVPNLLILVGLAACGLNVFGGKVCHDSLDAVKFAKWKPMVKGYLMGCFAFNILLFFTALLCFCMQFQLYFALAEGLKNGIKYYKDTDTPGRCFMKRTLDMTQIEFRCCGNNNYRDWFEVQWISNRYLDFSNDEVKDRVLSNVEGKFLMESVPFSCCNPGSPRPCIQHQLTNNSAHYDYDHHTEELNIWTRGCRESLVAYYGGMMNSIGGLLLLYIILEAGVMVGLQYLTTSLETMADPENPESESEGWLLEKSVKETVADFIAKIKGLAGAGNQVGEGEEAVATVS; the protein is encoded by the exons ATGGCGTTGATGAAGGTAAAGTTTGACTTGCTCAAACGGGTGAAGCTTGCCCAGGGCCTGTGGCTCATGTACTGGCTGGCAGTGATGACCGGCATCCTGGTCTTCAGCTTGGGGCTGTTCTTTAAGATCGAGCTCCGGAAGAGGAGTGAGATGATGGACAACAACGAAAGCCATTTTGTGCCCAACCTGTTGATCCTAGTAGGCCTAGCTGCTTGCGGGCTCAATGTTTTTGGGGGCAAGGTGTGCCACGACTCTCTGGATGCTGTGAAGTTTGCCAAGTGGAAGCCCATGGTCAAGGGCTACCTGATGGGTTGCTTCGCTTTCAATATCCTCCTGTTCTTCACAGCTCTGCTGTGTTTCTGCATGCAGTTCCAGCTGTACTTCGCCCTGGCTGAGGGTCTGAAGAATGGGATAAAATACTACAAGGATACGGATACACCTGGACGCTGCTTCATGAAGAGGACGCTGGACATGACCCAGATCGAGTTCCGCTGCTGTGGCAACAACAACTATAGGGATTGGTTTGAGGTCCAGTGGATCAGCAACCGCTATCTGGACTTCAGCAACGATGAAGTCAAAGA CCGTGTCCTGAGCAACGTGGAGGGGAAGTTTCTGATGGAGAGTGTACCATTCAGCTGCTGCAACCCCGGCTCCCCCAGACCCTGCATCCAGCACCAACTGACCAACAACTCAGCCCACTATGACTACGACCACCACACTGAGGAGCTTAACATCTGGACCCGGGGCTGCCGCGAGTCCCTGGTTGCCTACTACGGAGGCATGATGAACAGCATTGGGGGCCTGTTGCTACTGTACATCATACTGGAG GCAGGAGTGATGGTGGGCTTACAATACCTGACCACTTCTCTGGAGACCATGGCAGACCCAGAGAACCCGGAGAGTGAGAGCGAGGGCTGGCTCCTAGAGAAGAGTGTGAAGGAGACGGTGGCAGACTTCATAGCGAAGATCAAGGGTCTGGCCGGTGCAGGGAACCAGGTGGGGGAGGGTGAGGAGGCGGTGGCCACTGTGAGTTGA